A single Lolium perenne isolate Kyuss_39 chromosome 6, Kyuss_2.0, whole genome shotgun sequence DNA region contains:
- the LOC127306886 gene encoding LOW QUALITY PROTEIN: SNF2 domain-containing protein CLASSY 3-like (The sequence of the model RefSeq protein was modified relative to this genomic sequence to represent the inferred CDS: deleted 2 bases in 1 codon), which produces MKENASALAVVVIKVARSGISFLGPGKTCSHTRGKFEFMWTKLAGGTDIEQVKKLRTDLSGCVVSHAPGTGKTRLAITFVQSYLELFPRCCPVILAPKGMLATWEQEFKKWNSKVQFHVLNSPRIQRNGGDKTIERLAADDEDLTRKLLGRKFSRNLKLLSWSEGNSVIGLSYTLFTNLTKEGGSGKMRKLFLERPDLLVLDEGHIPRNKDSLIYKALDQVRTRKRIVLSGTPFQNNFDELHNIFSLLRADDVDPSFWNSLTVNNVTVKRINEIRPKLERFVHIHNGDILNKSLPGLRESVVILNPLPMQKKIIEMIEKVKTKSAFWLEHKISLASVHPSLLTSMSNLPDEIASIVDEPSPERIRLNPSEGVKARFVYEMVRRCRRSKERVLVFSQYLEPLNLIMEQLSMEFNWTRDKDIMLMTGDVRVETRQSLMTAFNDMNSDAKVMLASTKACGEGIQLIGASRVVLLDVVWNPSVGRQAIGRAYRIGQQKIVHTYNLITEGTQEKSKYDRQAKKDHMSKLLFSNESQLPAQSNESPESIFNDSILEHMTEDENLKEMFVNILPSQ; this is translated from the exons ATGAAGGAGAATGCATCAGCATTGGCAGTAGTAGTCATAAAAGTGGCCCGGTCTGGGATCTCATTCCTGGGGCCCGGGAAAACATGTTCCCACACCAGAGGGAAG TTTGAATTTATGTGGACCAAACTGGCAGGGGGCACTGACATTGAACAGGTGAAGAAACTGAGAACTGATCTAAGTGGCTGTGTGGTCTCTCACGCACCAGGGACGGGGAAGACCAGGTTAGCAATCACATTTGTCCAATCTTACCTCGAGCTTTTCCCGCGGTGTTGCCCGGTGATCCTTGCTCCCAAGGGGATGTTGGCCACATGGGAACAGGAGTTCAAAAAATGGAATTCCAAGGTCCAATTTCATGTGCTGAATTCTCCCCGTATCCAGCGGAATGGAGGAGACAAGACCATCGAAAGACTGGCCGCGGATGATGAAGATCTCACCCGGAAGCTGTTGGGCAGGAAATTCAGTCGAAACCTGAAGTTGCTATCGTGGTCTGAGGGTAACAGCGTGATAGGTCTCAGTTACACGCTGTTCACGAACCTCACCAAAGAAGGAGGCAGTGGCAAGATGAGGAAGCTGTTTCTTGAAAGGCCTGACCTGCTGGTCCTTGATGAGGGACACATACCGAGGAATAAGGATAGTTTGATTTATAAAGCTCTTGATCAAGTTCGTACTCGAAAGAGAATTGTTCTATCAGGGACTCCGTTTCAAAACAACTTTGATGAGCTTCACAACATCTTTAGCCTGCTACGAGCTGATGATGTTGATCCGAGTTTCTGGAATTCTTTGACAGTAAACAACGTCACGGTTAAAAGGATTAATGAGATCCGACCAAAGTTGGAGCGTTTTGTGCACATCCATAATGGTGACATACTTAATAAATCCCTTCCAGGGTTGAGAGAATCTGTTGTGATTCTGAATCCTCTGCCTATGCAGAAGAAAATCATCGAAATGATCGAGAAGGTTAAGACAAAAAGCGCTTTCTGGCTTGAACACAAGATATCTCTTGCGTCTGTACATCCATCCCTACTCACTAGCATGAGCAATTTGCCAGACGAAATAGCATCTATTGTGGACGAGCCTTCACCGGAGAGGATACGGTTGAATCCATCTGAAGGAGTCAAGGCGAGATTCGTTTACGAGATGGTGCGTCGATGTCGTCGTTCAAAAGAGCGAGTGCTTGTGTTCAGCCAGTATCTTGAACCATTGAACCTAATCATGGAACAGCTGAGCATGGAGTTCAATTGGACTAGAGACAAGGATATCATGCTGATGACTGGAGATGTCAGGGTTGAAACTCGCCAATCCTTGATGACCGCCTTCAATGACATGAACAGCGATGCCAAGGTAATGCTCGCCAGCACAAAAGCCTGTGGTGAAGGCATACAGCTTATTGGGGCATCACGTGTGGTGCTCCTTGATGTTGTGTGGAATCCTTCCGTCGGAAGGCAGGCAATTGGACGAGCATATAGAATCGGCCAACAGAAGATTGTCCATACGTACAACCTAATCACAGAAGGAACACAAGAGAAGAGCAAGTATGACAGACAAGCTAAAAAAGACCACATGTCCAAGCTGCTGTTTTCAAATGAGTCACAGCTGCCTGCACAGTCCAACGAGTCACCAGAATCTATTTTCAATGACAGTATTTTGGAACATATGACTGAAGATGAAAATCTGAAAGAGATGTTTGTGAACATTCTCCCGTCGCAGTGA